The following coding sequences are from one Salvia hispanica cultivar TCC Black 2014 chromosome 3, UniMelb_Shisp_WGS_1.0, whole genome shotgun sequence window:
- the LOC125216236 gene encoding uncharacterized protein LOC125216236: MFSPPSRLSLFSLCLRISPISEIASSLPSLLSVSLSASLSTAAAYTDRRRQCACTGGGFGPPPFLALPKQLSEATTVSLSSPNSQLPKDLSRLAVMGVWGCPRRLRAAERPSPESGRIVHMRKTNIHGYPR, from the exons ATGTTCTCTCCTCCCTCCCGTCTCTCCCTCTTTTCTCTCTGTCTTCGAATTTCCCCAATTTCAGAAATAGCTTCGTCGCTCCCTTCTCTCCTATCGGTCTCCCTCTCGGCTTCTctctccaccgccgccgcttACACCGATCGCCGCCGCCAATGTGCATGCACAGGCGGCGGCTTCGGCCCCCCTCCGTTCCTCGCACTGCCGAAGCAGCTCTCCGAAGCCACCACAGTCTCCCTCTCCTCGCCGAACTCCCAACTCCCAAAAG ATTTGTCAAGATTGGCAGTCATGGGGGTGTGGGGCTGCCCTCGTCGTCTCCGGGCTGCCGAACGGCCGTCGCCGGAATCCGGCAGAATTGTTCACATGAG GAAAACTAACATCCATGGTTATCCTCGTTGA
- the LOC125210613 gene encoding protein TIFY 8-like encodes MAHAHKNNRAAASIDAGGETEAKPTTFHDFLGDKGQPQESAPPPAGGGRPSQDVSPSSTSDLGSERHVSNHLEGIPFYGSRGDVAGPESTTRFMNNKRSNSDSFMMSSKDKFPQGPTDSQDSQLFTKLLRYSGGERPKRPHEEEASFGIHQRRPLSASFISQTSTGGRADNNPSNWDRATAVNPGPAMQYPPRTGQVMPFSYHAQSNRLNVGPSLMSQTAADEGSRTGIKGSGILSSLNAAGAISGRQPAGVLIRSGKSKSGACISEPESSATPSRRGTESSGQMTIFYGGQAHVFDNVHPNKADVIMALAGSNGGSWSTTYTPNSSAVRPSTGENRLPSSNNDASIAMLRELHRGPSDKGDTHRGFASPD; translated from the exons TCTTGGCGATAAGGGGCAGCCTCAAGAATCTGCTCCGCCGCCGGCCGGTGGTGGCAGGCCGTCGCAGGATGTGTCGCCGTCCTCCACTTCTGATCTGGGCTCTG AAAGACATGTCAGCAATCACTTGGAAGGAATACCGTTTTATGGATCAAGAGGCGATGTTGCTGGGCCGGAAAGTACTACTAGGTTCATGAACAACAAACGAAGCAACTCTGACTCTTTCATGATGTCATCAAAGGATAAATTTCCACAAGGGCCTACAGATTCGCAAGACAGCCAGCTCTTCACTAAG CTGCTGCGCTATTCAGGGGGCGAGCGGCCTAAACGCCCACATGAGGAGGAGGCATCTTTTGGTATCCATCAAAGGAGGCCACTTTCGGCCTCTTTTATATCTCAGACTTCGACCGGTGGTAGAGCTGATAACAATCCATCCAACTGGGATAGAGCCACAGCGGTTAACCCGGGGCCAGCAATGCAATATCCTCCACGTACTGGACAGGTCATGCCATTTAGCTACCATGCCCAGTCGAATAGGTTAAACGTCGGCCCTTCTCTAATGTCACAAACGGCTGCTGATGAAGGATCGCGGACTGGAATCAAAGGCTCTGGAATTTTGAGCTCGTTAAATGCAGCTGGAGCTATCTCCGGGAGACAGCCTGCAGGGGTGCTCATACGCAGTGGTAAAAGTAAATCCGGCGCTTGCATTTCTGAACCAGAGTCTTCTGCTACGCCCAG CCGTCGTGGAACAGAATCTTCTGGTCAAATGACAATATTTTATGGGGGCCAAGCGCACGTTTTCGACAATGTTCATCCAAATAAG GCGGACGTGATAATGGCATTGGCCGGATCAAATGGAGGATCTTGGTCGACAACCTACACGCCCAATTCTTCAGCAGTCAGGCCATCCACGGGAGAAAACCGCCTACCTAGCAGCAACAATGATGCCAGCATTGCTATGCTGAGGGAACTGCACAGGGGGCCATCCGACAAAGGTGACACCCACCGCGGTTTTGCTTCTCCCGATTGA